The Clavelina lepadiformis chromosome 3, kaClaLepa1.1, whole genome shotgun sequence region TGCGTTTGTAACAAACACAGTAAGTAGTTTCATAGCTTTGAAGCTGAAGGCAGCGTCGATGAATCCGAGTTAAAttgttcaaaacttttttgcagaTAAACAATTTCAACCACAGTAACATTTCTATTGacatgtttattaaatttctatGGCATAAAAGTTCCAATTCCATACTGGAACTAGAAGACAGTGCGATTTATTACAGAGATAGATTTTTCAATCGTAGATCTGTTGTCAGATAACTGGTCCAGGGCTGACTTAAATAGGCCTGTTGGGAATTCAGGATATGATTGGATATGCAATACCACCATAAACATTAAAACGCATTtgtttgcaagcaattttgcTTGCATAAGAATGTAACTCCATGTCAGCTACAGTAGTAGCTTTAGGATTAGGCGAGCAAGGCTGGAACTAGAAGACAGTGCGATTTATTGTGAGAGGCACCCAATGTTTGAGTACAGTATACGCTCTAGTCTAAACGAACAAACATTGAATACGAATATTACTGTTAACTATTGTTaacaattttgtgagtattttgattcaaaacatagtaagACAAAGACACCGGGTCGCATTATAGTTTATCCTCTGAGCTGGCGTTTTATCCTCTCTGACACCGAGCCCAACTATGTCGATGGTCACTATATTATAGACTTCATTAATCGGAACCTACAGTGGAAGCCGCGTCATATACTCACAGATCTTTTTTGTGAccattttttttgcatttggtCGCTGTCTTAATGACTTCGTGGCCGTCACATGTCTGTCTTTAGGACTATTATGTTATTTTCTGTGTGTTTTTACCTGCGATGCTGCATGTGTAACAAATGTGACTTTACCTATATTTATTCTTGTTACTATATTTAGTCTGTGTTTGAGCACTAATTTGGATTTTGGCACCGTCTGGGACTTAGATTATGGTTTGCGCATTTGTATTATTTGGTTTGTTGATTggttggtttgtttgtttgttttgattcTTCTCTGTGCTTAGAAGGGTTTGTTTAGTTAATAtaatttgcttgttttgtgtttgtatttgttaTCTTGAAGCTTTGTATTATTATGATTGGTTTATTTTGCCGCTGGTAGGTGTCgtgtttgctttaatttttacacTATTTAGGTTTAACACTGTTGAAATGTGTTCTTGTCGCATTTGTTGTGCGCACCAGTGGTACCGCCGCTTCTCCagctaattacaaaattcTCAGCCAAGTTTCTTCCTAAAATGTTCAGAGTACATGGGGCAGTTCGTTTAGTGAGTGTTGGTGACAGGGCGTTGTCTCTACTCCATGCTTTTGCAGTGATCTTTTCTCTTTTAATTTTAGCGTTAAGTCGATGCCTCTGTTGTgtgaagtttttaaatataagttCTCACCAACACTCAGGTGTGACTCTTTCACTGGGGTTCGTCGTGAAAGGAGCTACTGACCTGGCGAAACATCTGCGTTTTACGTAATACATGTTTTTTACGTGCTTGCTTTATGCTGTGTGACTCGCTTTCAAACTGTAACACAGTTTACGTTCTTTTGACGTCAGCGTTGATTGATGAACTTAGCATAAAACAAGCAGCTTATGcgcaaataattgaaataaattttttggtCGTTTAATGGTTAACTATGTCGATCCAGGTCTAGTTGTGTGGCGTCGGGTGTTGGACCGAAATATATCGGTCCCTGTATTAAGCGAGTCCTTCAATATTTGCATAGTTGGGCTCATATAACTCACTCGTATGTATGCTGGTCTgctgtttattacaaaacatcGTTTATATTGTCTGCACGGCTCTGTATTTATCGGTTTATAAACAAATGTCTTGTGAAAACTAGGGCTGGAACAGTTTGGCTGGCAAATACAGTATTAGCCGCTAGCGACTAAGAGCTCTTGGCgactaaagattttgtccgCCATTAACCGAAAACGTACAAGTAGGAAAGAATTGGGAACAAAATTGTTGATAATTCATTAATTCAAGGAAATGTGTTACtttgttaatcattttaatgctgAAATACCAACTTTGTGGGCTAGCATAACATAAGTTGCTAATATAACACTTTTCATCACATTTATCAACAATATAGCAGTTTTGCGTGCGATTGAAAACGTGACATGACAATTAGCGACTATGGTGGCTAACGGTAAAAGAAAATCAGCTAAATTCCCAGCCCTGGTAAAAACAACGCGAACATATACAAGTGGAACGTATAATTGAATGACGGCgtggtgccaaatttgtacCGGGTATTGTGACGTACAAATGTCGCATGACTCAGAGTTTGTCTTCCTACAAActttcaaagtttgttttgttctttgtaagttaaatttgtatctttaacttttacctgaatacGACGGCAATCTCTaagatttttaaatgaaaaacttaCTCTGAGTCATGCGACAtatttacgtcacaatgcccggaacaaatttggcaAGACAACCGTATATCATATTATGACGTGCGGTATAACGGAATTACAGAATGtatatattatgacgtaatagacGTGGCAACTTATAGTTACATTTTGCTGCGTTGCCGGTCTAAATACAGTTCAATGTTTACTTGGTTGGTTAAAATCAACTCGTGGATTTCATTCAGTCGCAacgaagtttcattttagtttctttaagaGGTTCAGTAGCTCTCTTCCAATGATACCAAATAATTCCATGATGACTTCCACTTGATTGACGCATCCAGACTCCATTGAGGAATGAAAGGCCGCAGTTACTAAACCACCATCCCTGAGATCCTCCAAAGTAAGTTGCGCAGTTTCCACGACTAATAtattaaaacatgaaagattaaaattactttgttaCATCTATTTATATTCTATCTTATACGTTACTGGCAAGGTATAACTGAAAATTCTACGGAGGTTGTGGCActtaatgtttattaagtTGAACATATTTGTTCCTGAACATAAGATGACGTACCTGTAATCGTTATCGCTATCTTCTGTCGAGAATGGGCGACCATTGCTATTCGCTAAACTATCTCCTGCATTTCCGCTGTATCCGGAAACATGAAGCCGATATAAATTTTCAGCAGATTCGATCGAAAACgagctgcaaaaacaacaacttgctaTAAAAGATTCGAATCCAGACAGTTAAGTTGTAATTTAatcaacaaagttttacgtTGATTAATAAATGTAAGATTTTTAACATCTTCGTTATTTATGACACAACAATCGTCTTATGACCTATAATCGGCGTGAGCTTGGTTTCCATCGAAATCCCACAGCTCTATCTTGAGTCTGCATCCTCCTCCACGCGTCATCTCGTGGATGTTGTCGAGTCCTGTAAGTAATGAAGCAcgaataataacaacaaaaacatcaaaataaaatgcgtttaAGTTGAACAAACTTCCTCTTACCAAGCCAAAATTCCCCATCAATCTGGCCAAAACCGTTCGCGTAGTCGTCCCATCGTCGCTCGAAACTAACACTTCCGTCAATTCttctttgaaaaatctgttaataatttaattttacattttagcaCAAGTGTAATACGTTTaaattatatgtttaaataatcttcagtttattacgtcataatacaagAAGTACGGCAATATTTACACTTCGCTTACAATACGCAAGATGTATCTATGGTTGAGTTGGATTTGGGTGAAATAAATCAGGTTTACGTGGCGCTGGTTGAATTTCGCTCGTTTTCACTGCAAGCGACTTATGCAGTTCAATGCAATTGTTTCGCATGCTGCATAAACGAAGCGAATTAGAGACAACAGTTATGTTGGCATGCGACACAGTAATTATATTAGCGTACAGTCATTTTTATGCATCGTGGCATGTGATCCAATGTGGGCTTATGATCGTCTCTGCACAACCGCACACGACTAACACTCCCACAGCAATCATTGTTCCATTGTTGCGAATAGTTGCATTAAACTTACAAATACACGGttattttaaacagttttcaaTCCAATTGTTTGAGTTTGTCGGTAAGCGTTTTCGAATCAACCGCAAGTTGTCAAACAACCTTCATTCAACGTTTTGGGAATTAAGTTTcagaaaagtggaaaaaagCACATTTAAAAAAGCGCGAATGCGTGTGGAAACAAATTCATTGTCGCTTGTGTTTTCTTACATTCTTTCTACAATGCAAATGAATAGTACACAACGCATTGCCGCTTTGAAGTCCACACAACTTGATAACTATCGCTTCAATACTACACAGTAAGTGAATATACTTATATGTATACTTTTATACGTTTTAATACTACTGTAAGTTCAATATAATTTGTTAGCTATTCCACTTATAACCTTAAAGActtaaagttaaataaataaaaagccTTTCACTCACCGTCCATCCATCCTCGCAGTAAACTTCAACACCACTCGTCAAACGTTGTGGACCGTCGCGTAGTGACGTAACACATGACCGAGGAATGAGAAACTCTTCTAACTCTGGAAACTAAACTACTTGAAAAAGTGacagcaaacaaaatattcttcatCTCACATCAACTTACTTGCAAGTCTGGTTATTATGTCGGTCCCTAGCGACCCCAGAGCGCACGATTCTCCTTGCATCCCCTTTTGTCCAACTCCTCCGGGTTCTCCTTTGGCTCCTGGATCCCCCTGAGCTCCCGGAATCCCGGATTTTCCGGATCTACCGACATCACCTTTGTCTCCTTTCTGCATGGTGGAGTTGACCACGTCATTGTTACAGTCAGTGGTAAGGACTTGACGACGTTCTTCCGAGTACGTCATCATGACGTAACAAGCCAATGATAACAGAAGAACCGCTCCTCTCATGGTTGACTATGAAGATCTTCCGTTGAAGTCGATGATATGAAATCCCACCAAATCGCTGCTCGTTTTATAACCAACTTCGCTTCTACGTTGACGTCATATTggcttcaaaattttgtaccaaaatttaaaaatattttctacgaaattcttttcttgacgaaaaacatgttttgcacAAACACAACCAAAGCTCAAGTGTTTACAAAGAAGTGTAAGTATTAAGAAAGCTTGTACGTCAAGAAGCATGAGAAAGTGACGATAAACATATAGTTTTTGTGCCGGAGAATATTTTAATAAGATCATTGACGTCACAAGATGCTTGATTTTGACAGCTATATTTTCACCACAAGCGATGACGATAAAagattatattttttacttaaagaCATGAACCGCAT contains the following coding sequences:
- the LOC143449088 gene encoding microfibril-associated glycoprotein 4-like encodes the protein MRGAVLLLSLACYVMMTYSEERRQVLTTDCNNDVVNSTMQKGDKGDVGRSGKSGIPGAQGDPGAKGEPGGVGQKGMQGESCALGSLGTDIITRLAKLEEFLIPRSCVTSLRDGPQRLTSGVEVYCEDGWTIFQRRIDGSVSFERRWDDYANGFGQIDGEFWLGLDNIHEMTRGGGCRLKIELWDFDGNQAHADYSSFSIESAENLYRLHVSGYSGNAGDSLANSNGRPFSTEDSDNDYSRGNCATYFGGSQGWWFSNCGLSFLNGVWMRQSSGSHHGIIWYHWKRATEPLKETKMKLRCD